The Chryseobacterium sp. JV274 sequence GACTGGCAGAGGGAATACACAGACTACATTTTATATGGAGTGGATGTTTTCACAACATACGTAAAAGAATGGTATACCGGAAACCTTCAGGAGCTCTTCTTCCACCAACCGGAAAATCCGGATGTAAAGAAAAAGATCTGTGCTGTTTTAGCAGGTTATGTCTGGAACAAAGACAATCCTTTTGTGAAAAAGCACGATACCGTTATTAAAAACCTTGCGAACCTGATCAAATCAGAAAAACAGGAGCAGCAAAACCAAGCATAAAAAAAACGGTCTGAATTTTCAGACCGTTTTTTGTTTTATTTTAAAGACTTTTTAATTTCTCTTCCTAAATACCTTCCGGCAGAATCATAGGCTGAGGCTATTCTTCCGTACTCCATTACAAATTCTTTATTTTGCACAAATTTATCAAACTTATTAAGTTCTACTTCAGCTAAAACAACAGAAGGATTATCTGTTTCCACCAGTTTTATTTTACCTGATATTTCAGCAGTCATTGCAGTAATTCCGGCATGCCAGCCCGGAAATATCCAATTTGTTTCCAAGCGCAGAGTATATTTTGCAGCAGCATCTTTTTTAAATGAAATATTTTTATAGGTCTTATTCAAACCCTTTGCAAAATAGTCCACATAATATTCCTTTTTGTATTTTTCCCATTCTTCAATCCATTGTTTCCATGCCTCTTCTCCTCTTTTAGGATTGTCCAGAACTTGTTTTTTCCTGTTTTCAAGATATTGAGTTTCTGTAATATTTTCTTTCATAAATAGTACATTCTCAAACTTAACCTCAACGTTTACTTCAGTCTGATCTTTCAAAACACCCAAACTTCCGGCAACTAATTTCATTTTTTCCTGTCCGAAAGCAGTGGTCATTATAACTACAAAGACCAGCAATAATAGTTTTTTCATAGTGTATTAGCTTTTTACTTTTAGAGCCCAAAGATATTATAAAAGGAAGCTTCTATTGACTCTTTATTTTTTAATTTTATCTTAAATCAATAAAAGTGATTGGTTTCCTGCTGTTTGGATTAAAAACTGTTTTAGATAAGATATCAAAGTCAATGATTTCAATTTTCGGACTTACTCTCAATTTTGCACGGAAGTGATCTCTGACTTCATTCACAAAGCTGTCGTATTCTTCTTCAGTGCTTAGTTTGATAATAATTTCATCAAGTCCGATGTCGTTAGCCTGAATGACGATCTGGTAGCATAAGATAGTATTAAAATCATTCAAAATATCGTTCATTGCCGGCGGATACAAAGTTGTTCCTTTGTATTTGATCATTTGTTGTTTCCTGCCTACCACAGGCCCTAATCTCATTGTACTTCTTCCACACAGGCATGGTTCATAGTGCGCTTTTACAATATCTCCGGTTTTAAATCTTAACAAAGGAATAGCTTCTACTCCTAAAGTAGTGATGGTAAGCTCGCCACTTTCTCCTTCTTGTACAGGGTTTCCGTTGTCGTCCAGAATTTCTGTAATGATCAGTTCCGGGTGGTGATGTCCTCCAATCTGAAATTCGCACTCTGTAAAAGCGGTACTCATTTCTGTAGAGGCATAGGTTGAAAAAAGTTTTATATTCCACTTTTCCTTGATTTTCTGAGAAAGGATATTATCTGTAAAATCCTGGTTTTTGATACTTTCTCCGATACACACAGCTCCATAAACACTGGAATTTTTATAATCCAATCCATGTTTCTCGGCATAGTCAATCATTTTCAACAGGAAAGAAGGAACGGTAATCAGATATTTAGGTTTGTATCTGAAAATGGAATCCCATTGCAGTTCAGGAATTCCAGGTCCCATTCTCACTACGCTTGCTCCCATTTTTCTTAACCCCAGAAAATAAGCAAGTCCCGCCATAAACCTTTTGTCTATGGTGGTAATCATCTGAACAACATCCCCTTTTTGAATTCCGGCACAGGCAAAAGAGATCGCTTCGTTATAAGCCAGTCTTTCGAGATCATTATCCGAAAGCCCGAAAGTAACCGGATCTCCCAACGTTCCGGAAGTGGTACTGTAATCCACAATCTTATCCGGTGTTATGCAGAAAAAATCATGGTTGTACTGCTGCAGATCATTCTTCGTCGTTGTAGGGATTTTCTGAAGATCCTCCAAAGTACGGATATCAGCAATATGGATATTATTTTCTCTGAACAGTTTTTGATAAAAAGGTGAATGAGCTTCCAGATACCCCAAAAGTTCATGAAGTTTTTCTTCCTGAAATAGTTTGATTTCCTGAGTCCCTGCTTTCTCGATTGACGGATGAAATTCCAATGATTTTAATTTTTAAAGAGCAAATTTATTTAATTAAAATTAAAAGATTTAAAGATTCAAGTATTAAAAGATTATTTATCTCTGGAAAGTAAAGGATTGTATGTTTGTATTTCCAGCGGTATTTACTGTTGTAACTTTTAAAGTATGAGAACCTGATCCTCTCGGGCACTTTTCATCAAAGGTGTAGATAAAATTATCTTTTACACGGGCAAAGCGAAGCCACTTCCCATCCAGTTCGGCCCGGAATGAAACAATATCTCCCACTTTTGTTGTTCCTTTTAACAATAAAGAACTGTTATTAACCAGTGCTCCTTCACTCCAGCCTGATGAAACAGATGGCTGATTATTGTCTATTAATAATTTTGCGGTACCCAATCTATTGAATTTACCTTCTGCCCAGTCGTTATTCCATTGTACCTTGACGACATCTTTGTCACTGCCATAATCAAGGAGAATAACGGCTTTATCTTTTTCTGTATTGGTTAATTTTCTATTCGGTTTTATTTTCAAAGTATATTCAACATGAACCGGGATATATGGACTATGCAAAACAATACTATTTGAAATCGCATTGGGATCGCTATCCGGTTTTTCATAGGCATTGAAATTTACTGCATCATATACTGTATTTTTGCTGAAATTAATCTCAGTATTTTCGGTAGAAATTGTTTTTCCTTCATTAGGCATTAGCGTTTTTCCTGTAGAAGATACTTTGTCCGAAGTTTTATTGAACTGAAGTTTTGTTGTTAACCGGCTTGTATTTCCTTTTGTATCTTTCAAGATAATTTCAATCGTATGAACCTCTTCATCCGGGAGATTGATAATCCCTGCCAGATTGGAAAGA is a genomic window containing:
- a CDS encoding phenylacetate--CoA ligase family protein, which translates into the protein MEFHPSIEKAGTQEIKLFQEEKLHELLGYLEAHSPFYQKLFRENNIHIADIRTLEDLQKIPTTTKNDLQQYNHDFFCITPDKIVDYSTTSGTLGDPVTFGLSDNDLERLAYNEAISFACAGIQKGDVVQMITTIDKRFMAGLAYFLGLRKMGASVVRMGPGIPELQWDSIFRYKPKYLITVPSFLLKMIDYAEKHGLDYKNSSVYGAVCIGESIKNQDFTDNILSQKIKEKWNIKLFSTYASTEMSTAFTECEFQIGGHHHPELIITEILDDNGNPVQEGESGELTITTLGVEAIPLLRFKTGDIVKAHYEPCLCGRSTMRLGPVVGRKQQMIKYKGTTLYPPAMNDILNDFNTILCYQIVIQANDIGLDEIIIKLSTEEEYDSFVNEVRDHFRAKLRVSPKIEIIDFDILSKTVFNPNSRKPITFIDLR